In a genomic window of Nothobranchius furzeri strain GRZ-AD chromosome 14, NfurGRZ-RIMD1, whole genome shotgun sequence:
- the LOC139062744 gene encoding C-type lectin lectoxin-Phi1-like, giving the protein MKYNVILINESKTWEEALFYCRDHHHDLVTITNTDDQRLIQEKVKNASTTFVWIGLYYCFIQNSWFWVSDQIVCYDNWVSGGPENDCGMSGAMQTDGQHQWVKRNETEEFNFICSKF; this is encoded by the exons ATGAAGT ATAACGTGATCCTGATTAATGAGAGTAAAACCTGGGAGGAGGCCTTATTCTACTGCAGAGATCACCACCATGACCTGGTCACCATCACCAACACTGATGATCAGAGGTTGATTCAGGAGAAAGTCAAGAACGCCTCGACTACTTTTGTCTGGATTGGACTGTACTACTGCTTCATTCAGAACTCCTGGTTCTGGGTCAGTGATCAGATTGTCTGTTATGACAACTGGGTCTCGGGTGGACCAGAGAATGACTGTGGCATGTCTGGAGCCATGCAGACAGATGGACAACATCAGTGGGTCAAGAGGAATGAAACAGAGGAGTTTAATTTCATTTGTTCTAAGTTTTAG
- the tfr2 gene encoding transferrin receptor protein 2 — protein MDTPTSHLTQSSSVSIHRVSDEEEEVCGAQDVELKFVTLENEEGEEPICNLNTLGKSYCHSNRKGCMLLSICGVVIFAAAFLLAFAVFSGRYHCFQVDDVEEEGKQQGGGATAPAGAGLYLGELREMMRKLLQDEDIHNTVSQISRAPHPPGSSEGTALASEILRRFRKLQMDHTWTESLYATLQFPNRAQKTSLKLVDSAGRVSEQIPLNPLDYCPYSAAGNYTGGVVYANYGRPEDFNWLKSVGVSAAGCVVVMRVGGGVSFAEKVWLAERNGAGGVLIYPDPADLPQDPRRLGLNPHTAVLEHVHLGSGDPFTPGFPSFNHSKFPPIPSSGLPTIPALPITANVAAKLLSQLSGPACPPSWKGRLPYVHCLLGPNLSSGRRLQMTVHNVMMPILLNNIFSSLVGRVEPDQYIILGAQRDSLGPGAVKSGVGTAILLELARTFSVMVKNGFSPRRSLLFVSWDAGDFGNVGATEWLEGYLTMLHLKAVAYFSLDQAVMGDDILSAYTSPLLVDLLDAAIKQVEHPKHAGQTIYSQAEGDGGSWRIMKPLYLNSGAYSFTAFAGVPAMELRFTEERAFPFINTPLDSVARLQEVLGGRLGVTGRSVGELVGEMALRLLHDHILPLRITSYAQTVLQFSAQLNKHSAELQSRGISPQWLFSARGDYSRAAEMLQRGTDYSDLHDPAAARLYNTRIMKVEYYFLSQYVSAMETPFRHVIHGRGNHTLSALTKHLALLTSDPVRFDESHFRRQLALFTWTLQGAANALNGDVWSIHNTHTYTH, from the exons ATGGATACCCCGACAAGTCACCTCACACAG TCTTCTTCAGTGTCCATCCACCGTGTgtctgatgaagaggaggaagtgTGTGGCGCTCAAGACGTGGAGCTAAAATTTGTGACACTGGAAAATGAGGAAGGGGAGGAGCCTATTTGTAACCTCAATACTTTGGGGAAGAGCTATTGTCATAGTAACAGGAAGGGTTGCATGCTGCTGAGCATCTGTGGAGTCGTCATATTTGCTGCAG CGTTCCTATTGGCCTTCGCTGTGTTTAGTGGGCGGTACCACTGCTTCCAGGTGGATGACGTGGAAGAAGAGGGCAAACAGCAGGGAGGTGGGGCTACTGCACCTGCAGGGGCGGGGCTTTACCTGGGAGAGCTGAGAGAGATGATGAGGAAGCTACTGCAGGATGAAGATATCCACAATACTGTCAG CCAGATCAGCAGAGCTCCTCATCCTCCAGGCTCCTCAGAGGGAACGGCTTTGGCATCGGAGATACTGCGTCGCTTCAGGAAGTTGCAGATGGATCACACATGGACCGAGTCTCTGTACGCCACGCTGCAGTTTCCCAACAG AGCTCAGAAGACCTCCCTGAAGCTTGTGGACTCTGCAGGCCGGGTGTCTGAACAGATTCCTCTGAACCCATTGGATTATTGTCCATACAGCGCAGCTGGAAACTACACA GGGGGTGTTGTCTATGCTAATTATGGGCGCCCAGAGGATTTTAATTGGCTGAAGAGTGTGGGCGTATCTGCAGCCGGCTGTGTGGTGGTGATGCGTGTTGGAGGTGGAGTCAGTTTTGCTGAGAAGGTGTGGTTGGCTGAGAGGAATGGAGCGGGCGGCGTTCTAATCTATCCGGACCCTGCTGACCTGCCGCAGGACCCTCGCCGGCTGGGACTGAACCCACACACTGCCGTGTTAGAACAC GTTCACCTTGGGTCAGGTGACCCCTTCACACCCGGCTTTCCCTCCTTCAATCACTCGAAGTTCCCACCTATCCCATCCTCTGGCCTGCCAACGATCCCAGCCTTGCCAATCACTGCCAATGTGGCTGCCAAGCTGCTAAG CCAACTGTCTGGTCCAGCCTGTCCTCCATCTTGGAAAGGACGTCTGCCATATGTCCACTGCCTACTCGGTCCGAACCTCAGCTCTGGACGTAGACTCCAGATGACGGTCCACAACGTGATGATGCCCATCTTGCTCAACAACATCTTTTCCTCGTTGGTGGGTCGCGTTGAGCCAG ACCAGTACATCATACTGGGAGCGCAGAGGGACTCATTGGGCCCAGGAGCTGTGAAATCTGGAGTTGGAACAGCGATTCTGTTGGAGTTAGCGCGAACCTTCTCAGTCATGGTCAAAAATG GTTTTAGTCCCAGACGCAGTTTGTTATTCGTCAGTTGGGATGCAGGAGATTTTGGGAATGTTGGAGCGACTGAATGGCTTGAg GGTTACCTGACCATGCTCCACCTGAAAGCTGTGGCCTACTTCAGTCTAGACCAGGCTGTCATGG GTGATGACATCTTGTCAGCCTACACCAGTCCGTTACTGGTCGACCTGCTGGATGCTGCCATCAAACAG GTGGAGCATCCTAAACATGCAGGTCAGACCATCTACAGCCAAGCTGAGGGGGACGGAGGCAGCTGGAGGAT AATGAAGCCTTTATATCTGAACAGTGGAGCCTATAGTTTCACTGCCTTTGCTGGAGTTCCAGCCATGGAGCTCAGGTTCACTGAG GAGCGAGCTTTCCCTTTCATCAACACGCCGTTGGACAGTGTTGCGCGTCTGCAGGAAGTCCTGGGAGGTCGTTTGGGGGTTACTGGGAGGAGCGTAGGGGAGCTGGTGGGAGAAATGGCACTGCGATTGCTCCACGATCACATACTACCTCTACGCATCACTTCTTACGCACAGACGGTGCTGCAGTTCAGCGCTCAGCTCAACAAACACTCAGCTGAGCTGCAG TCCAGAGGTATTTCTCCTCAGTGGCTGTTCAGTGCCAGAGGAGACTACAGTCGTGCTGCTGAGATGCTGCAGAGAGGCACTGATTACAGCGACCTACACGACCCCGCCGCTGCACGCctttacaacacccgcatcatgaAG GTGGAATACTACTTCCTGTCTCAATACGTGTCTGCTATGGAGACACCATTTCGTCACGTGATCCATGGCCGTGGCAACCACACACTAAGTGCCCTCACTAAACACTTGGCTCTGCTGACTTCTGACCCTGTACGGTTTGATGAGAGTCATTTCAGACGACAGCTGGCTCTGTTCACCTGGACGCTGCAGGGAGCTGCCAATGCACTGAATGGAGATGTGTGGagcatacacaacacacacacctacacacactga